In one Helicoverpa zea isolate HzStark_Cry1AcR chromosome 5, ilHelZeax1.1, whole genome shotgun sequence genomic region, the following are encoded:
- the LOC124630209 gene encoding calcium/calmodulin-dependent protein kinase type II alpha chain isoform X2, whose amino-acid sequence MANPNRESVSTRFSDNYDLKEELGKGAFSIVRRAVQKSTGYEFAAKIINTKKLSARDFQKLEREARICRKLQHPNIVRLHDSIQEEHFHYLVFDLVTGGELFEDIVAREFYSEADASHCIQQILESVHHCHHNGVVHRDLKPENLLLASKAKGAAVKLADFGLAIEVQGDQQAWFGFAGTPGYLSPEVLKKEPYGKPVDIWACGVILYILLVGYPPFWDEDQHRLYGQIKAGAYDYPSPEWDTVTPEAKSLINQMLTVNPSKRITASEALKHPWICHRERVASVMHRQETVDCLKKFNARRKLKGAILTTMLATRNFSGKSMVNKKGDGSQVKESTDSSTTLEDDDLDKDKKGVDRACTVISKEHDEEALTKADSFGKARGDSNASLRRAEVIKVTEVLIDAINNGDYETYSKLCDPNVTAFDPDALGNLVEGVEFHKFFIDNTPTHVKTNTTILNPRVHLLGDDVAVIAYVCVTQSVDAEGRRATHQAQETRIWHKRHNKWTAIHFHRS is encoded by the coding sequence ATGGCAAATCCAAACCGTGAAAGTGTCAGTACGCGATTTTCAGATAATTATGATCTGAAAGAAGAATTAGGAAAAGGAGCCTTTTCAATTGTGCGACGTGCTGTGCAAAAGTCAACTGGTTATGAATTTGCGGCCAAAATTATTAATACTAAAAAACTCTCGGCAAGAGACTTCCAAAAGTTGGAAAGAGAGGCACGAATTTGCCGAAAACTTCAACATCCTAATATCGTAAGACTTCATGATTCTATTCAGGAAGAACATTTTCACTATCTGGTGTTCGACTTAGTAACAGGTGGTGAACTGTTTGAAGATATTGTTGCCAGAGAATTTTACTCTGAAGCTGATGCTTCTCATTGTATACAACAAATCTTGGAATCTGTACACCATTGTCACCATAATGGAGTTGTGCATAGGGACTTAAAACCAGAAAATCTTTTACTGGCCAGCAAAGCTAAAGGAGCCGCTGTCAAGCTTGCCGATTTTGGACTAGCTATTGAAGTACAGGGCGACCAACAAGCGTGGTTTGGTTTCGCCGGTACTCCTGGTTACTTATCGCCTGAAGTACTTAAGAAGGAACCGTATGGTAAACCAGTGGATATCTGGGCGTGCGGTGTGATCTTATACATTTTGCTTGTTGGTTATCCACCATTTTGGGATGAAGATCAGCATCGGCTGTATGGACAAATCAAAGCGGGAGCTTATGATTATCCGTCACCTGAATGGGATACAGTGACGCCCGAAGCGAAAAGCCTCATTAATCAGATGCTAACTGTAAATCCTAGCAAGAGAATAACGGCATCCGAAGCTCTTAAGCACCCATGGATCTGCCACCGGGAACGTGTTGCCTCTGTAATGCACAGGCAAGAGACCGTAGACTGCTTGAAGAAATTCAATGCAAGGCGCAAATTGAAAGGGGCCATCTTGACCACCATGCTTGCTACACGCAATTTCTCCGGAAAATCTATGGTAAACAAGAAGGGAGATGGATCGCAAGTGAAAGAGTCAACCGATAGCAGCACCACATTGGAAGACGACGATTTGGACAAGGATAAGAAGGGCGTAGATAGAGCATGTACTGTAATTTCCAAAGAACATGATGAAGAAGCTTTGACAAAGGCAGATTCGTTTGGAAAAGCTCGTGGCGATAGTAACGCTTCTTTGCGGCGAGCAGAAGTAATCAAAGTAACTGAAGTGCTCATAGATGCGATTAATAACGGGGACTATGAAACCTATTCCAAATTATGTGACCCGAACGTGACAGCATTCGATCCCGATGCGCTGGGTAACTTAGTGGAAGGCGTCGAATTTCATAAGTTCTTTATCGATAACACGCCGACTCATGTAAAAACTAATACTACGATCTTAAATCCTAGAGTGCATCTTCTCGGCGATGATGTAGCTGTAATTGCGTACGTATGCGTAACGCAAAGCGTGGATGCCGAAGGCCGACGAGCTACACACCAGGCGCAAGAGACTCGCATATGGCACAAACGCCACAACAAGTGGACGGCAATACATTTCCATCGCTCCTAA
- the LOC124630209 gene encoding calcium/calmodulin-dependent protein kinase type II alpha chain isoform X1, protein MNYVCTTYLCVIVQGNVVTYSDIEDSCSKFTQVTVTIWCSKYTVLKMANPNRESVSTRFSDNYDLKEELGKGAFSIVRRAVQKSTGYEFAAKIINTKKLSARDFQKLEREARICRKLQHPNIVRLHDSIQEEHFHYLVFDLVTGGELFEDIVAREFYSEADASHCIQQILESVHHCHHNGVVHRDLKPENLLLASKAKGAAVKLADFGLAIEVQGDQQAWFGFAGTPGYLSPEVLKKEPYGKPVDIWACGVILYILLVGYPPFWDEDQHRLYGQIKAGAYDYPSPEWDTVTPEAKSLINQMLTVNPSKRITASEALKHPWICHRERVASVMHRQETVDCLKKFNARRKLKGAILTTMLATRNFSGKSMVNKKGDGSQVKESTDSSTTLEDDDLDKDKKGVDRACTVISKEHDEEALTKADSFGKARGDSNASLRRAEVIKVTEVLIDAINNGDYETYSKLCDPNVTAFDPDALGNLVEGVEFHKFFIDNTPTHVKTNTTILNPRVHLLGDDVAVIAYVCVTQSVDAEGRRATHQAQETRIWHKRHNKWTAIHFHRS, encoded by the exons atgaattatgtATGTACAACGTATCTGTGTGTTATTGTACAGGGGAACGTAG TCACATACTCAGATATTGAAGATTCGTGCTCAAAGTTTACGCAGGTGACTGTTACAATCTGGTGTAGTAAGTATACTGTGTTAAAAATGGCAAATCCAAACCGTGAAAGTGTCAGTACGCGATTTTCAGATAATTATGATCTGAAAGAAGAATTAGGAAAAGGAGCCTTTTCAATTGTGCGACGTGCTGTGCAAAAGTCAACTGGTTATGAATTTGCGGCCAAAATTATTAATACTAAAAAACTCTCGGCAAGAGACTTCCAAAAGTTGGAAAGAGAGGCACGAATTTGCCGAAAACTTCAACATCCTAATATCGTAAGACTTCATGATTCTATTCAGGAAGAACATTTTCACTATCTGGTGTTCGACTTAGTAACAGGTGGTGAACTGTTTGAAGATATTGTTGCCAGAGAATTTTACTCTGAAGCTGATGCTTCTCATTGTATACAACAAATCTTGGAATCTGTACACCATTGTCACCATAATGGAGTTGTGCATAGGGACTTAAAACCAGAAAATCTTTTACTGGCCAGCAAAGCTAAAGGAGCCGCTGTCAAGCTTGCCGATTTTGGACTAGCTATTGAAGTACAGGGCGACCAACAAGCGTGGTTTGGTTTCGCCGGTACTCCTGGTTACTTATCGCCTGAAGTACTTAAGAAGGAACCGTATGGTAAACCAGTGGATATCTGGGCGTGCGGTGTGATCTTATACATTTTGCTTGTTGGTTATCCACCATTTTGGGATGAAGATCAGCATCGGCTGTATGGACAAATCAAAGCGGGAGCTTATGATTATCCGTCACCTGAATGGGATACAGTGACGCCCGAAGCGAAAAGCCTCATTAATCAGATGCTAACTGTAAATCCTAGCAAGAGAATAACGGCATCCGAAGCTCTTAAGCACCCATGGATCTGCCACCGGGAACGTGTTGCCTCTGTAATGCACAGGCAAGAGACCGTAGACTGCTTGAAGAAATTCAATGCAAGGCGCAAATTGAAAGGGGCCATCTTGACCACCATGCTTGCTACACGCAATTTCTCCGGAAAATCTATGGTAAACAAGAAGGGAGATGGATCGCAAGTGAAAGAGTCAACCGATAGCAGCACCACATTGGAAGACGACGATTTGGACAAGGATAAGAAGGGCGTAGATAGAGCATGTACTGTAATTTCCAAAGAACATGATGAAGAAGCTTTGACAAAGGCAGATTCGTTTGGAAAAGCTCGTGGCGATAGTAACGCTTCTTTGCGGCGAGCAGAAGTAATCAAAGTAACTGAAGTGCTCATAGATGCGATTAATAACGGGGACTATGAAACCTATTCCAAATTATGTGACCCGAACGTGACAGCATTCGATCCCGATGCGCTGGGTAACTTAGTGGAAGGCGTCGAATTTCATAAGTTCTTTATCGATAACACGCCGACTCATGTAAAAACTAATACTACGATCTTAAATCCTAGAGTGCATCTTCTCGGCGATGATGTAGCTGTAATTGCGTACGTATGCGTAACGCAAAGCGTGGATGCCGAAGGCCGACGAGCTACACACCAGGCGCAAGAGACTCGCATATGGCACAAACGCCACAACAAGTGGACGGCAATACATTTCCATCGCTCCTAA
- the LOC124630468 gene encoding protein aurora borealis: MGDKNDCQNIVYKSTPPPTNRKVRNPFDKALIDKLHKPICSPGMCKIYKKKSNGSFRWDIDQACTLVPADIVACNSQFEPTPDPALEKIAEEATDRFFSQEMVMPSPLIESSKKVKPLLQTSAESSIHIDSIIKEKIVVTKEVSAQTVLTLPPELPPELELLLQPFCTFTQEQNMSGEYEITANGSLRRKLFFEEHSDMEHYDSEQTDDEVHVEQRPPSSYEAHTPIVFSPDLSRDFVSKGMKRTFGTPLKKGTSGNCSSKPCYRNKILDVVDFGEPCFSPIEFRTPRRTGTVQCQGSATSSSLASISPVLKVSSSDEEKNNFTSPETETMATCLDCIEAEPKGEKKGPCFCKLTPNKIKRSTSLKESPHKTRKSSFSFSEKRSLSMSSLHRSRSVQKLDFSMDMSVDGSFHNHSQADSESSSPHKKEAVWSLIEETSIQHLVKVETAKCLSTGVQSSTKIHSINVNIDDTPIKGKSKSNIRAHEISKIRAPMPLSPLHMSLDSSLDNSYNPLSLEDKKIDFNKVDLKLLTENISQFDYTTNNMTKVGGDSSTSFKRVDSGFNENTFYANASSYYESAIKPSELTVTNVSKTNNKNALKEISNIPWMRVDSGFKDECSSDGTQFYPVHENSVKKFTGFHFSEAKIDEKENLGAEDFDKFLVQSTNKSETMSMSDIFTDDMTFNCNFSSTPSKNKTRKVLS, from the exons ATGGGGGATAAAAATGACtgccaaaatattgtttataaatcTACGCCTCCGCCAACAAATAGAAAAGTACGAAACCCATTCGATAAAGCGTTGATTGATAAGTTACACAAACCTATATGCAG TCCGGGAATGTGCAAGATATATAAGAAGAAGAGCAATGGATCCTTCCGCTGGGACATAGACCAGGCTTGTACTCTGGTGCCGGCAGACATCGTAGCGTGTAACAGTCAGTTTGAGCCTACGCCAGACCCTGCATTAGAGAAGATTGCCGAAGAGGCTACTGATCG GTTTTTCTCCCAAGAAATGGTCATGCCGAGTCCATTGATAGAGTCATCCAAAAAGGTGAAACCACTATTGCAGACATCTGCAGAGTCAAGTATACATATTGacagtattataaaagaaaaaattgtgGTCACTAAAGAAG tttcaGCACAAACAGTTCTCACTCTGCCACCAGAATTGCCTCCTGAACTAGAGCTTCTGCTTCAGCCATTTTGTACATTCACACAG GAACAAAACATGTCTGGTGAATACGAGATCACGGCAAACGGTTCCCTGCGTCGGAAGCTATTCTTTGAAGAGCATAGTGACATGGAACATTATGACTCGGAGCAGACTGATGATGAAGTACATGTGGAACAACGACCGCCCTCCAGCTACGAGGCTCACACACCAATTGTGTTCAGTCCTGATCTT AGCCGAGACTTCGTATCAAAAGGCATGAAGCGTACGTTTGGCACGCCACTGAAGAAAGGCACCTCGGGCAACTGCAGCAGCAAGCCGTGTTACCGCAATAAAATACTAGATGTGGTAGACTTTGGGGAGCCTTGCTTCAGTCCCATAGAGTTCCGTACACCAAGACGTACTGGTACGGTACAATGTCAGGGCTCCGCTACTTCTTCATCTTTAGCCTCCATCTCACCAGTGTTGAAAGTCAGTTCCAGTGATGAAGAG aAGAATAATTTCACGTCGCCCGAAACCGAAACGATGGCTACTTGCTTGGATTGTATTGAGGCGGAACCGAAAGGCGAGAAGAAGGGTCCTTGCTTCTGTAAACTGACTCCGAATAAAATAAAGCGGAGCACATCGCTGAAGGAATCGCCTCATAAGACTAGGAAAAGTTCATTCTCGTTTTCTGAGAAACGCAGTTTGAGTATGTCCAGTCTACATCGTAGTCGCTCTGTTCAGAAGTTGGACTTCAGTATGGATATGAGCGTTGACGGATCCTTCCATAACCATTCACAAG ctgATTCAGAGTCGAGTTCGCCACATAAGAAAGAAGCAGTGTGGTCACTGATAGAAGAAACGAGTATTCAACATTTAGTTAAAGTGGAAACAGCCAAGTGTTTGTCAACTGGAGTACAGTCGTCTACCAAAATACATAGCATTAACGTTAATATAGACGACACGCCTATCAAAGGCAAATCAAAGAGCAATATACGAGCTCATGAAATTAGTAAAATTCGCGCACCAATGCCTCTGAGTCCTCTACACATGTCTCTAGATAGTAGTTTAGATAATTCATATAACCCACTTAGCTTGGAGGATAAGAAGATAGACTTTAACAAGGTTGATCTCAAACTATTGACTGAAAATATATCTCAATTCGATTATACCACAAACAACATGACCAAAGTAGGTGGTGATAGCTCAACTAGTTTTAAGAGAGTAGATAGTGGATTTAATGAGAATACATTCTATGCCAACGCTTCTAGTTACTACGAAAGTGCCATAAAACCCTCAGAACTGACTGTTACAAATGTATCAAAGACTAATAATAAGAACGCTTTGAAAGAGATCTCTAATATTCCTTGGATGCGAGTCGATAGTGGATTCAAAGATGAATGTTCTTCGGACGGTACGCAGTTTTATCCTGTACACGAAAATTCTGTGAAAAAGTTCACGGGCTTCCATTTTTCCGAAGCAAAGATAGATGAGAAAGAGAATTTGGGTGCTGAGGACTTTGATAAGTTTTTGGTTCAGTCCACCAACAAAAGTGAGACCATGTCGATGTCTGATATCTTCACGGACGACATGACATTCAACTGCAATTTCTCTTCGACTCCATCTAAAAATAAGACACGTAAAGTTCTTTCATAA
- the LOC124630210 gene encoding uncharacterized protein LOC124630210 — protein MENHNLSYEPMDIDTSNNSVREMDISYNESFIMKTIKTEKTDDPIEEIQLTSSTRPVAQPQSQPIVKKYHLKIPKSSKSYKNVMYQISSVVIIILMSIFALHIYSLKCFDGFHYDELEHSLSNKLFGQTEAVNKIMQTLKLKERSKLLLFSGGTGVGKTYASSILLDSIGPCSNVYHYTMPSFTNSFSTDFMYGLTMCKNAIVIVDGLTANDMHIKTQIRELLEKSNNLEKDITVILIYNCYEYESTNEFIKNCDETFPHRLLENFSDIKALKTFIEFKPLTEVHLKECIKQELHNRRLGSKELEDILKNFNVTVDGCKGVHSKMKYLNVV, from the coding sequence ATGGAAAATCATAACTTAAGTTATGAACCAATGGATATTGATACAAGCAATAACTCAGTAAGGGAAATGGATATTTCTTACAATGAATCATTTATTATGAAGACTATAAAAACTGAAAAGACTGATGATCCTATCGAAGAGATTCAACTGACAAGTTCTACAAGGCCAGTGGCGCAACCTCAATCGCAACCTATTgtgaaaaaatatcatttaaaaattCCGAAGTCatcaaaaagttataagaatgTTATGTACCAGATATCGTCCGTCGTTATTATTATCTTAATGTCGATATTTGCACTACATATCTATAGTTTAAAGTGCTTTGACGGTTTCCATTATGATGAATTAGAACATAGTCTATCAAATAAACTGTTTGGACAAACAGAAGCTGTCAATAAGATAATGCAGACATTGAAACTAAAAGAAAGAAGTAAACTTTTGCTGTTCTCAGGTGGAACTGGAGTCGGAAAGACTTATGCATCATCTATTCTGCTAGATAGTATTGGACCTTGCTCCAATGTGTATCACTACACTATGCCTAGTTTCACGAACTCATTTTCAACAGACTTCATGTATGGTCTCACTATGTGTAAGAATGCCATTGTCATAGTGGATGGTTTGACAGCAAATGATATGCATATCAAGACACAAATAAGAGAACTCTTAGAAAAAAGCAACAACTTAGAAAAAGACATTACtgtgatattaatttataattgttatgaatatgaatcaacaaatgaatttattaaaaattgtgaTGAGACATTTCCCCATAGACTTTTAGAAAACTTTTCTGACATAAAAGcattaaaaacgtttattgaattTAAACCATTGACAGAAGTACATTTGAAAGAATGTATCAAACAGGAATTACATAACAGGAGATTGGGCAGCAAAGAGCTAGAggatatattaaaaaacttcaATGTGACAGTTGATGGCTGCAAAGGAGTTCACTCAAAGAtgaaatatttgaatgttgtgTAA